From a single Aquarana catesbeiana isolate 2022-GZ linkage group LG09, ASM4218655v1, whole genome shotgun sequence genomic region:
- the LOC141109006 gene encoding endonuclease domain-containing 1 protein-like translates to MVFQLFVVLALAHAGLAKVSPNFSDCLGQFYASKPPVGFTSLSGTLTPICQMYETYNNPFFASMYHKGNRYALYSAYILDTRPGDVTGADQTFRLEPQLVDTRLPKEMMLQPATETAIRSLGLSGVAADLIKANQAINSDYTGSNYHKGHLNPNADHPDGPIQKATYTLTNVAPMHGPLNSGAWRNNEKRVRDIAATCGRMYVVTGVVPGNNWISVNGVNRINIPSHIWSGYCCLNNNNQPIRAEGALAPNNANSVQVISIASLQSQLKSLLGVTVTLFQNNCS, encoded by the exons ATGGTGTTCCAACTCTTTGTGGTTTTGGCTCTGGCTCATGCAGGCTTGGCCAAAGTCAGCCCAAACTTTAGTGACTGTCTGGGCCAGTTCTATGCCAGCAAACCTCCTGTTGGGTTTACCAGTCTCTCCGGTACCTTGACCCCCATCTGCCAGATGTATGAGACCTACAACAATCCCTTCTTCGCCTCCATGTATCACAAGGGAAACCGGTATGCTCTGTATTCTGCTTATATCTTGGACACAAGGCCTGGAGATGTCACAGGAGCTGACCAGACTTTCCGACTGGAGCCACAG CTGGTGGACACCAGGCTTCCCAAAGAAATGATGCTCCAGCCTGCAACCGAAACTGCAATTCGCAGCCTTGGCCTTTCTGGTGTTGCTGCAGACCTCATCAAAGCGAATCAGGCCATCAACTCTGATTACACGGGAAGCAACTACCACAAAGGACACCTGAACCCCAATGCCGACCATCCGGATGGGCCTATCCAAAAAgctacctacacgctaaccaacGTGGCACCCATGCATGGGCCTCTTAACAGCGGTGCCTGGCGAAACAATGAAAAAAGAGTACGGGATATTGCAGCTACTTGTGGTAGGATGTACGTGGTGACTGGTGTGGTGCCTGGAAACAACTGGATCTCTGTCAACGGTGTGAACAGGATCAACATTCCCAGCCACATATGGAGTGGCTATTGCTGCCTGAACAACAACAACCAGCCTATAAGAGCTGAGGGTGCCCTGGCGCCAAACAACGCCAACTCAGTGCAGGTGATTAGCATTGCAAGCCTGCAGAGCCAGTTGAAAtcactgcttggtgtcactgtcaCCCTGTTCCAGAACAACTGCAGTTAA